The DNA segment CGCGACCACCCGGATGTGCAAAAACGCGTGGCCGTCACCGAGTTGGCGGCCAAGCGCGATGAAGAATTGTGCGATGTGATCGAGGATCTGTGGTTCCGGGCCGGCGCATGGCCGATCAAGGGCATCGAGCCGAACCGCCAGCGTGTTGAAATCAATGGTGCGTCGTTCCATTGCCATGGCTACAGCGCCGAGCTGGATGCCTGGGTAGTGCTGGGTTTCGACGCCAGGGAAAACCCACAGATCGCCCGCTCTGGGGCTAAGCTGTCGGTGCGGGCTGAATGGGCGGTCAAGCGCACCCTGTTTCAAGCATTCTGCCGCAAGCCATTGATTTGGCTGGATAATTACGAATCATCCAGGCGCCTGTTGAGCAGCCTGGCGGGGGATGCCAGCTCCGGCCCCGGGTTTGATTACAAGGTCAAGGGTGAGTTGGCTTCAGCGCCATTGCTGGACTGTTTCGTGAGCGCCGCCGGCTTTATCGAGAACCTCGGCCTGGACGTGCCCACGGCGGTGGGCCAGATGAGCTTTGCCAAGGATGACCCGGACCGCGGCTTCTTCGAGGCCCTGAGTATTTTCTGGAAGGCCCTGGAAGATCATCTGCTGGACCAGTCGCCGCCGATCATGACCTACAACCGCATGTTTTCGCTGTTTGGCGAGAACACGCCAGAAAACCTCAAGCTGCTCAGCGACGGGCTGTTGCGCCCGCTGTCGCACTTGATGATCGACGAATTCCAGGATGTCTCGCCACAGATCGTGTCGTGGATCCGCGCCAGCCTGCGCGAGATCCGCAGCCGTGGGCCGGCGCTGCATGTGGGGCGCGCGGCCCAGCATTCTTCGCTGCTCTGTGTCGGTGATGACTGGCAGTCGATCTATGGCTGGCGCGGCAGTTCGCCCAAGTACTTCATGGAGTTCAACAAGGAGTTCCCGTCGCCGACCACCACGCGGGTGATGCTCGGGGAGAACTTCCGCAGTCATCAGCACATCATTGATGCGGCCGAACATATCGTTAAAGCCGCACCGGCAATCAGCGGCAAGAAGGCCAAGGCCAGCGGCGCAGCCAGGGCGCTGGTGCCGGTACAGGTGCTGGATCGTGACGAGGCGGGCCTGGCGCAGCAGTTGCTGGCGCACTATCAACGGGGCGAATCGGTATTGATGCTGTATCGAAAAAGCAGCGATAAGCTATTGATTCAGGAGCATATTCGGTCTGTAGTTAACCTTGATTCTAGCTTGCCGCCGGGCATGCGCCGCTTTAAGCAACTGACCTACCACAGCGCCAAGGGGCTGCAGGCGGATGCCGTGTTTTTGCTTGGCGACTGCCAGCACCTGACCCGTTCGCCTTACAAGAACCAGGTGTACCGCATGGCCGGCCTTGGCAAGGACGGGGATGCCGAGCCTTACGACAATGCGCAAAAAGACGAAGTGCTGCGCCTGGCCTATGTCGGGATTACCCGGGCGGTGAGCCATTGCTATTGGTATGTCGAAGGGCAGGATGGCCAGGTGGGGCATGCGCCCAGGGCGTCGGATCGGGTGGCG comes from the Pseudomonas shahriarae genome and includes:
- a CDS encoding UvrD-helicase domain-containing protein, giving the protein MPQHTPDLPPELRPLAQMPLFKRLAARLFGHGLTRLRAQHRFSWLHGQADGFRSGHEAGVEYGYQEGRRDGIEEGRQVLLIRDFRSDEHRAPGVDDSLFDDWRLPLTPELKKRIKADVARLLPAHAQPSTAQWKMIFSDTPSTSVIAGAGAGKSTSLVLRILLLTHYLGFELSAMTVVTFTRESRQDFIRKLMEILHLWGQPLALKEAQAVVRTFHSRILPMVRSLPGFERLQAFENLRSGLYDDEADSNPFDLRINDAQRQQLNACYHGLYGRHARFRELIAPMARHALQLKELERDHPDVQKRVAVTELAAKRDEELCDVIEDLWFRAGAWPIKGIEPNRQRVEINGASFHCHGYSAELDAWVVLGFDARENPQIARSGAKLSVRAEWAVKRTLFQAFCRKPLIWLDNYESSRRLLSSLAGDASSGPGFDYKVKGELASAPLLDCFVSAAGFIENLGLDVPTAVGQMSFAKDDPDRGFFEALSIFWKALEDHLLDQSPPIMTYNRMFSLFGENTPENLKLLSDGLLRPLSHLMIDEFQDVSPQIVSWIRASLREIRSRGPALHVGRAAQHSSLLCVGDDWQSIYGWRGSSPKYFMEFNKEFPSPTTTRVMLGENFRSHQHIIDAAEHIVKAAPAISGKKAKASGAARALVPVQVLDRDEAGLAQQLLAHYQRGESVLMLYRKSSDKLLIQEHIRSVVNLDSSLPPGMRRFKQLTYHSAKGLQADAVFLLGDCQHLTRSPYKNQVYRMAGLGKDGDAEPYDNAQKDEVLRLAYVGITRAVSHCYWYVEGQDGQVGHAPRASDRVAGGKAFFDDRRAIKAQ